One genomic region from uncultured Subdoligranulum sp. encodes:
- the lepA gene encoding translation elongation factor 4, whose protein sequence is MARDTIRNFCIIAHIDHGKSTLSDRMLELTDSVDKRTMTDQVLDDMDIEKERGITIKARAVTMRYKADDGKTYELNLIDTPGHVDFQYEVSRSLAACEGAVLVVDASQGVEAQTLANCYLALDHNLEVVPILNKIDLPSADPDAVAKEVEDVIGLPCMEAPRVSAKLGIGVKDVLECVVKDIPAPSGDADKPLKALIFDSIYDSYKGVIVYVRIFEGTVKPGDTIRLMSTGAEFQLVEVGHMGATSLTPCDHLEAGEVGYLTASIKTVRDTRVGDTVTLASNPTAEALPGFRTVTPMVFCGIYPADGADYPDLKDALEKLQLNDASLSFEPETSAALGFGFRCGFLGLLHMEIITERLEREFDLNLITTTPGVQYRLTLTDGTVEIIDNPASYPDPTRIVKQEEPFVNAHIYTPNDYVGPLMDLCQAKRGVMVDMKYMDETRVDLHYQLPLGEIVYDFFDAIKSRSRGYASYDYEWEGWHESKLVRLDFLLNGDPVDALSMIVFADNAYAKGRRICEKLKENIPRALFEIPIQAAVGGKIIARETVKAMRKDVLAKCYGGDITRKKKLLEKQKEGKKKMRQLGSVTLPSEAFTAVLKLDSDS, encoded by the coding sequence ATGGCTCGCGACACCATTCGCAACTTTTGTATCATCGCTCACATCGATCACGGCAAGTCCACCTTGTCGGACCGCATGCTGGAGCTGACCGACAGTGTGGACAAACGCACCATGACCGACCAGGTGCTGGACGACATGGACATCGAGAAGGAGCGCGGCATCACCATCAAGGCCCGGGCCGTCACCATGCGCTACAAGGCCGACGACGGCAAGACCTACGAGCTCAACCTCATCGATACCCCGGGTCACGTGGACTTCCAGTACGAAGTCAGCCGCAGCCTGGCCGCCTGCGAGGGCGCCGTGCTGGTGGTGGACGCCAGCCAGGGCGTGGAGGCCCAGACGCTGGCCAACTGCTACCTGGCGCTGGACCACAACCTGGAAGTGGTGCCCATCCTGAACAAGATCGACCTGCCCAGCGCCGACCCCGACGCCGTGGCCAAGGAGGTGGAGGATGTTATCGGCCTGCCCTGCATGGAGGCGCCCCGGGTGTCCGCCAAGCTGGGCATCGGCGTCAAGGACGTGCTGGAATGTGTGGTCAAGGACATTCCCGCCCCTTCCGGCGACGCGGACAAACCGCTGAAGGCGCTGATCTTTGACTCCATCTACGACAGCTACAAGGGTGTCATCGTCTATGTGCGCATCTTTGAGGGCACCGTCAAGCCCGGCGACACCATCCGCCTGATGAGCACCGGCGCCGAGTTCCAGCTGGTGGAGGTGGGCCACATGGGCGCCACCAGCCTGACCCCCTGCGACCATCTGGAAGCCGGCGAGGTGGGCTATCTGACCGCCAGCATCAAGACGGTGCGGGATACCCGGGTGGGCGATACCGTCACGCTGGCCTCCAACCCCACGGCGGAGGCGCTGCCCGGTTTCCGCACCGTGACCCCCATGGTCTTCTGTGGCATCTATCCGGCGGACGGTGCCGACTACCCCGACCTGAAGGACGCCCTGGAAAAACTGCAGCTCAACGATGCTTCTTTAAGCTTCGAGCCGGAAACCAGCGCTGCCCTGGGCTTTGGCTTCCGCTGCGGCTTTCTGGGCCTGCTCCACATGGAGATCATCACCGAGCGTCTGGAACGGGAGTTTGACCTCAACCTCATCACCACCACCCCCGGCGTACAGTACCGGCTGACCCTTACCGACGGCACGGTGGAGATCATCGACAACCCGGCCTCCTACCCCGACCCCACCCGCATCGTCAAGCAGGAGGAACCCTTCGTCAACGCCCACATCTACACCCCCAACGACTACGTGGGCCCGCTGATGGACCTCTGCCAGGCCAAGCGGGGTGTCATGGTGGACATGAAATATATGGACGAAACCCGCGTGGACCTGCACTACCAGCTGCCGCTGGGCGAGATCGTCTACGACTTCTTCGACGCCATCAAATCCCGCAGCCGCGGCTACGCCAGCTACGACTACGAGTGGGAGGGCTGGCACGAGAGCAAGCTGGTCCGGCTGGACTTTTTGCTCAACGGCGACCCGGTGGATGCCCTGTCCATGATCGTCTTTGCGGACAACGCCTACGCCAAGGGCCGCCGCATCTGCGAGAAACTGAAGGAGAACATCCCCCGCGCCCTCTTCGAGATTCCCATCCAGGCGGCGGTGGGCGGCAAGATCATTGCCCGGGAAACCGTCAAGGCCATGCGCAAGGACGTGCTGGCCAAGTGCTACGGCGGCGACATCACCCGCAAAAAGAAACTGCTGGAAAAGCAGAAGGAAGGCAAAAAGAAGATGCGCCAGCTGGGCAGCGTGACTTTGCCCAGCGAGGCCTTCACCGCCGTCCTGAAGCTGGATTCCGATTCTTAA
- a CDS encoding glutamine--tRNA ligase/YqeY domain fusion protein, giving the protein MAEEKFSNFLTDIIDADLAEGKVDTVHTRFPPEPNGYLHIGSAKAIFINYTIAKHYGGKFNLRFDDTNPAREGDEYVQSILKDLHWLGADPNGGIFYGSDYFERCYEYAEKLIREGKAYVDDLTREEMQEYRGNDAGKPSRPSPYRDRTPEENLDLFRRMRAGEFADGEKTLRAKIDLASPNMNMRDPAIYRIKHVAHHRQGDKWCIYPLYDFAHPIQDAIEGITFSLCSLEFENHRPLYEWVITNIFGTEFPKQREFARLNVTNTVMSKRYLRELVEKNIVDGWDDPRMPTLSGLRRRGYTPTSIFTFVREAGISKADNLVDMRQLEAVLRSELELNAQRRVAVLDPVKLIIDNYPADACETFELPNNPNRDANDSSTRPVAFTREVWIDRSDFFEVPPPKFKRLTLGKEVRLMGAYLVRCTGVDKDEDGNITAIHAEADLETRNGNPADGRKVRGTIHWVSCQHCVEAEVRLYDKLFTEANMNSIPDDADFKDYLNPESVVVVPHAKLEESLRDAQPGERFQFVRTGYFTPDSKNPGVYNRIVTLKDSFKL; this is encoded by the coding sequence ATGGCAGAAGAAAAATTTTCCAACTTCTTGACGGATATCATCGATGCCGACCTTGCCGAGGGCAAGGTCGATACCGTGCATACCCGTTTTCCGCCGGAACCCAACGGATATCTGCATATCGGTTCGGCCAAGGCGATTTTCATCAACTACACCATCGCCAAGCACTACGGCGGCAAGTTCAACCTCCGTTTTGACGACACCAACCCCGCCCGCGAGGGTGACGAATACGTGCAGAGCATCCTGAAGGACCTGCACTGGCTGGGCGCCGATCCCAACGGCGGCATTTTTTACGGCAGCGACTATTTCGAGCGCTGCTACGAATACGCCGAGAAGCTCATCCGGGAGGGCAAGGCCTACGTGGACGACCTGACCCGGGAGGAGATGCAGGAATACCGCGGCAACGATGCCGGCAAACCCAGCCGTCCCAGCCCCTACCGGGACCGCACGCCGGAGGAGAACCTGGACCTGTTCCGCCGCATGCGGGCCGGTGAATTCGCCGACGGCGAAAAGACGCTGCGCGCCAAGATCGACCTGGCCAGCCCCAACATGAATATGCGCGACCCCGCGATCTACCGCATCAAGCATGTGGCCCATCACCGCCAGGGCGACAAGTGGTGCATCTATCCGCTGTACGACTTTGCCCATCCTATCCAGGACGCCATCGAGGGCATCACCTTCAGCCTGTGCAGCCTGGAGTTTGAAAACCACCGCCCGCTGTACGAGTGGGTCATCACCAACATCTTCGGCACCGAGTTCCCCAAACAGCGGGAGTTCGCCCGCCTGAACGTGACCAACACCGTCATGAGCAAGCGCTACCTGCGGGAACTGGTGGAGAAGAACATCGTGGACGGCTGGGACGACCCCCGCATGCCCACCCTGAGCGGCCTGCGCCGCCGCGGCTACACCCCCACCAGCATCTTCACCTTTGTGCGGGAGGCCGGCATCTCCAAGGCCGACAACCTGGTGGACATGCGCCAGCTGGAAGCGGTGCTGCGCTCCGAGCTGGAGCTGAACGCCCAGCGCCGGGTGGCCGTGCTGGACCCCGTCAAGCTCATCATCGACAACTACCCCGCCGATGCCTGCGAGACCTTTGAGCTGCCCAACAACCCCAACCGCGACGCCAACGACAGCTCCACCCGGCCGGTGGCTTTCACCCGCGAGGTGTGGATCGATCGCAGCGACTTCTTTGAGGTGCCGCCGCCCAAGTTCAAGCGGCTGACCCTGGGCAAGGAAGTGCGCCTGATGGGCGCCTACCTGGTGCGCTGCACCGGCGTGGACAAGGACGAGGACGGCAACATCACCGCCATCCACGCCGAGGCCGACCTGGAGACCCGCAACGGCAACCCCGCCGACGGCCGCAAGGTGCGCGGCACCATCCACTGGGTCAGCTGCCAGCACTGCGTGGAGGCGGAAGTCCGGCTGTACGACAAGCTGTTCACCGAGGCCAACATGAACAGCATTCCCGATGACGCCGACTTCAAGGACTACCTGAACCCCGAGAGCGTGGTGGTGGTTCCCCACGCCAAGCTGGAGGAAAGCCTGCGGGATGCCCAGCCCGGCGAACGCTTCCAGTTCGTGCGCACCGGCTACTTCACGCCGGACAGCAAGAACCCCGGCGTCTACAACCGCATCGTGACGCTGAAGGACAGCTTCAAGCTGTAA
- a CDS encoding MATE family efflux transporter, with translation MRTVRQTDILTGSIPRQLLVFFLPIWFGTLFQQLYNTADTLIVGNFVGTNALAAVGATGAFVNLLVGLFVGLCSGAGVVVAQSYGARDLDAVDRQVHTALVFSVVIGALLTVLGLLSAEPVLRLMGTPAEILGDAALYLRIYFLGMIPQILYNMGTNILRAAGDSKRPLYFLIVASLVNIVLDVVFIAGFHWGVAGAALATVISQIASAVLTLRCLAGFHGMPWHLSAGKLRMERTILVAICTIGIPAAAQSALYNVSNMMIQSCMNGFGTDTIAAWGVYGKIDFIFWMTINSLGIAITTFAGQNFGAKQYDRVHRGTRICLEMAAGITVCISVVFYLGARPLFALFSQDPDVIEVGVHMMQVLVPAYVTYVCIEILSGALRGCGDVRIPTLITVVCVCGLRILWLVTAVPVWHSVATVEMSYPITWGLASLLFILYYKKGGWLTRCIAARHPAAE, from the coding sequence ATGCGCACTGTCAGACAAACGGATATCCTGACCGGCAGCATTCCACGGCAGCTGCTGGTTTTCTTTCTGCCCATCTGGTTCGGTACGCTGTTCCAGCAGCTGTACAACACCGCCGACACGCTGATCGTCGGCAATTTTGTGGGCACCAATGCCCTGGCGGCGGTGGGCGCCACCGGGGCCTTTGTCAACCTGCTGGTGGGGCTGTTTGTGGGCCTTTGCAGCGGCGCCGGCGTGGTGGTGGCCCAAAGTTACGGCGCCAGGGACCTGGACGCTGTGGACCGGCAGGTGCACACCGCCCTGGTGTTCAGCGTGGTCATCGGCGCGCTGCTCACCGTGCTGGGGCTGCTGTCCGCCGAGCCGGTTTTGCGGCTGATGGGCACCCCGGCGGAGATCCTGGGGGATGCGGCGCTCTATCTGCGCATCTACTTCCTGGGCATGATCCCGCAGATCCTTTATAACATGGGCACCAACATCCTGCGGGCGGCGGGGGATTCCAAACGTCCGCTCTACTTCCTCATTGTGGCGTCCCTCGTCAACATCGTGCTGGACGTGGTCTTCATCGCCGGGTTCCACTGGGGCGTAGCGGGGGCGGCTTTGGCCACGGTGATCAGCCAGATCGCCAGCGCGGTGCTGACGCTGCGCTGCCTGGCCGGGTTCCATGGCATGCCCTGGCATCTGTCGGCGGGCAAACTGCGGATGGAACGGACCATTCTCGTGGCCATCTGCACCATCGGCATCCCGGCGGCGGCCCAGAGCGCGCTGTACAACGTGAGCAACATGATGATCCAGAGCTGCATGAACGGCTTCGGCACCGACACCATCGCAGCCTGGGGCGTCTACGGCAAGATCGACTTCATCTTCTGGATGACCATCAACTCGCTGGGCATTGCCATCACCACCTTTGCGGGGCAGAATTTCGGCGCCAAACAGTACGACCGTGTGCACCGGGGCACCCGCATCTGCCTGGAGATGGCGGCGGGCATCACGGTATGCATCAGCGTGGTGTTCTACCTGGGGGCGCGGCCGTTGTTTGCCCTGTTCAGCCAGGACCCCGACGTGATCGAGGTGGGCGTGCATATGATGCAGGTGCTGGTGCCCGCCTATGTGACCTACGTCTGCATCGAGATCCTGTCCGGCGCGCTGCGCGGCTGCGGCGATGTGCGGATTCCCACCCTCATCACGGTGGTCTGCGTCTGCGGACTGCGCATCCTCTGGCTGGTCACGGCGGTGCCGGTGTGGCACTCGGTGGCCACGGTGGAGATGAGCTACCCCATCACCTGGGGGCTGGCTTCGCTGCTCTTCATTCTCTACTACAAAAAGGGCGGCTGGCTGACCCGCTGCATTGCGGCGCGGCACCCCGCAGCGGAATAA
- a CDS encoding leucine-rich repeat protein: protein MAVLWQPCGEGARILRVLGDSPCPVLPGLVAGRPVTEVGPYCFAAREIELRDGALWPADSTDTHEVTGDFLEEAVLPDSVQVLHSAAFYNCHRLRRVEAGPALESLGSDLFTNCRALRTFALRAAPDAETGLKKLLGAVSADVGVEFLGAPGAKLFYPEYFEWLDENTPAHIFNHSIEGEGYRMRQCFSGGAVDYAAYDATFAQACVGESEEKLCRLALGRLLVPFALGEDARADYEFYLTAHPEGAFGLAIAARDEAALRLLVKLGLPVQQAAAQCAKAGWSAGATILLARPRRAAKRYDFDDL from the coding sequence ATGGCAGTGTTATGGCAGCCCTGCGGGGAGGGCGCGCGGATTCTGCGCGTGCTGGGGGATTCCCCCTGCCCCGTTTTGCCCGGCCTTGTGGCGGGACGCCCCGTCACCGAGGTGGGGCCCTACTGTTTTGCCGCCCGGGAGATCGAACTCCGGGACGGCGCCCTCTGGCCCGCCGACAGCACCGATACCCACGAGGTGACCGGGGATTTTCTGGAGGAAGCGGTGCTGCCCGATTCGGTGCAGGTGCTCCACAGCGCCGCCTTCTACAACTGCCACCGGCTGCGCCGGGTGGAGGCGGGCCCGGCCCTGGAAAGCCTGGGCAGCGACCTCTTCACCAACTGCCGGGCGCTGCGCACCTTCGCGCTGCGGGCCGCCCCCGATGCCGAAACCGGCCTGAAAAAACTGCTGGGGGCCGTCAGCGCCGATGTGGGGGTGGAGTTCCTGGGGGCGCCGGGGGCGAAGCTCTTCTACCCCGAATACTTTGAATGGCTGGACGAAAACACCCCCGCCCACATCTTCAACCACAGCATTGAGGGCGAAGGCTACCGCATGCGACAGTGCTTTTCCGGCGGGGCAGTGGACTACGCCGCTTACGACGCCACCTTTGCCCAGGCCTGTGTGGGAGAGAGCGAGGAAAAACTCTGCCGCCTGGCCCTGGGACGGCTGCTGGTCCCCTTTGCCCTGGGGGAGGATGCCCGCGCCGACTATGAATTTTACCTCACCGCCCACCCCGAGGGGGCCTTCGGGCTGGCCATTGCTGCCCGGGACGAGGCGGCCCTGCGGCTGCTGGTAAAGCTGGGGCTGCCGGTGCAGCAGGCCGCTGCCCAATGCGCCAAAGCCGGCTGGAGCGCCGGGGCCACCATTCTGCTGGCCCGCCCCAGGCGCGCGGCCAAGCGGTACGATTTTGACGATCTTTGA
- a CDS encoding DUF2201 family putative metallopeptidase → MAHTETQTEWEETMAHRVMEQIRSELYLDQRYLNAALGALPPAPLRSTQKALATDGAHLYYPPEWVLQLYRKNRRYLPRAYLHSLFHCILRHLWLRDRRDPALWGLACDITVEHLLDSLGTPATTRPVGWLRQQTYARLKAECKLLAAGPVYRVLAATDAATLQKYRQEFISDDHRLWPADPDSASARMRGKQWEQMGRQTELSMEESGRQAGETDGARALQAQVQASRSRRSYKDFLRRFAVWREESHLDPDEFDLGYYTYGLRTYGKMPLIEPLESRESKKIRDFVIVLDTSESTAGELVKNFLRETFTLLKSQDSFFRQCRILVMQADNAVREETWLYDLEALDRYTQAFTLVGGGGTDFRPAFARIEELRAEGPLREMQGVLYFTDGKGTHPAKRPPFEVAFLFLENGEPPPEVPPWAMRLVLQPEEFLQQPKG, encoded by the coding sequence ATGGCGCACACCGAAACCCAAACAGAATGGGAAGAGACGATGGCCCACCGGGTGATGGAACAGATCCGCAGTGAGCTCTACCTGGACCAGCGCTATCTCAACGCGGCCCTGGGCGCCCTGCCCCCTGCCCCGCTGCGCAGCACCCAGAAGGCCCTGGCCACCGACGGCGCCCACCTGTATTACCCGCCGGAATGGGTATTGCAGCTCTACCGCAAAAACCGCCGCTACCTGCCCAGAGCCTACCTGCACAGCCTGTTCCACTGTATTTTGCGGCATCTCTGGCTGCGGGACCGCCGGGACCCCGCCCTGTGGGGCCTTGCCTGCGACATTACGGTGGAGCATCTGCTGGATTCCCTGGGCACCCCCGCCACCACCCGGCCGGTGGGCTGGCTGCGGCAGCAGACCTACGCCCGGCTGAAGGCGGAATGCAAGCTGCTGGCCGCCGGGCCGGTCTACCGGGTACTGGCTGCCACCGACGCCGCCACCCTGCAGAAATACCGGCAGGAATTTATCAGTGACGACCACCGGCTGTGGCCCGCCGACCCTGACAGTGCCTCCGCCCGGATGCGGGGCAAGCAGTGGGAGCAGATGGGCCGACAGACCGAGCTGAGCATGGAGGAATCCGGCCGGCAGGCAGGCGAAACCGACGGCGCCCGCGCCTTGCAGGCCCAGGTGCAGGCCAGCCGCAGCCGCCGCAGCTACAAGGATTTTCTGCGCCGGTTTGCCGTCTGGCGGGAGGAATCCCACCTGGACCCCGATGAGTTCGACCTGGGCTACTACACCTACGGCCTGCGCACCTACGGCAAGATGCCGCTCATCGAGCCGCTGGAAAGCCGGGAAAGCAAGAAGATCCGGGACTTTGTTATTGTGCTGGACACCAGCGAATCCACCGCGGGGGAGCTGGTGAAGAACTTTCTGCGGGAGACCTTTACCCTGCTGAAAAGCCAGGACAGCTTTTTCCGCCAGTGCCGCATTCTCGTGATGCAGGCCGACAACGCCGTGCGGGAGGAGACCTGGCTCTACGACCTGGAAGCCCTGGACCGCTACACCCAGGCCTTCACGCTGGTGGGCGGTGGCGGCACCGACTTCCGCCCCGCTTTTGCCCGCATCGAAGAGCTGCGGGCCGAAGGGCCCTTGCGGGAGATGCAGGGGGTGCTCTACTTCACCGACGGCAAGGGCACCCACCCCGCCAAGCGGCCCCCCTTCGAGGTGGCGTTCCTGTTTCTGGAAAACGGCGAACCCCCGCCGGAGGTGCCGCCCTGGGCCATGCGGCTGGTGCTGCAGCCCGAGGAATTTTTACAGCAACCGAAAGGATGA
- a CDS encoding AAA family ATPase has product MDIQRAKEEIKDTVRAYLACDDTGCPLIPPIRQRPILLMGPPGVGKTQIMEQIAQECDIALVAYTITHHTRQSAVGLPFIRERNFGGRTRSVTEYTMSEIIASVYAAMERTGKKNGILFIDEINCVSETLAPTMLQFLQCKTFGNQAVPEGWVIVAAGNPPEYNKSVRDFDLVTLDRVRRIDIEPKLSVWQTYARAHRLHPAVTAYLELRPQHFYKIENDVDGPLFVTARGWEDLSAFLQAADKLDLPVDEGVIGQYLRHHDVARDFAAYWVLYRKYHQDYGVEDILQGKPFDAVLERALNASFDERISLVSLLLAGLSTRFAAARSADAVTDACYQQLRNFRRALNQAEADAVPAQLFADQCKSYRARLEEGKTAGTMLPAEAATRARAAALLDRWAATLDEGLDADAAFDTVRAAFNQQVRRRETAVADASDALEAAFDFMERAFPDGQEMVVFVNELALGPDSAPFLADNECERFEQYSQKLLLHAGEDELLAELQRDDLRAEEHSHDF; this is encoded by the coding sequence ATGGACATCCAACGTGCCAAAGAGGAAATCAAAGATACCGTGCGGGCCTACCTGGCCTGCGACGACACCGGCTGCCCGCTGATTCCGCCCATCCGCCAGCGGCCCATCCTGCTGATGGGCCCTCCGGGCGTGGGCAAAACCCAGATCATGGAGCAGATCGCCCAGGAGTGCGACATTGCCCTGGTGGCCTACACCATCACCCACCACACCCGCCAGAGTGCCGTGGGCCTGCCCTTTATCCGGGAGCGCAACTTCGGCGGCAGGACCCGCAGCGTTACCGAGTACACCATGAGCGAGATCATCGCCAGCGTCTACGCCGCCATGGAGCGCACCGGCAAGAAAAACGGCATCCTCTTCATCGACGAGATCAACTGCGTCAGCGAGACGCTGGCCCCCACCATGCTGCAGTTTCTGCAGTGCAAGACCTTCGGCAACCAGGCGGTGCCGGAGGGCTGGGTGATCGTGGCCGCCGGCAACCCGCCGGAATACAACAAGAGCGTGCGGGACTTCGACCTGGTCACGCTGGACCGGGTGCGCCGCATCGACATTGAACCCAAGCTCAGCGTGTGGCAGACCTACGCCCGCGCCCACCGGCTGCATCCCGCCGTGACAGCCTATCTGGAACTGCGGCCCCAGCATTTCTACAAGATCGAAAACGACGTGGACGGCCCGCTGTTTGTCACCGCCCGGGGCTGGGAGGACCTCTCCGCCTTTTTGCAGGCCGCCGACAAGCTGGACCTGCCGGTGGACGAGGGGGTCATCGGCCAATACCTGCGCCACCACGACGTGGCCCGGGATTTTGCCGCCTACTGGGTGCTCTACCGCAAATACCACCAGGATTACGGCGTGGAGGATATCTTGCAGGGCAAGCCTTTTGACGCCGTGCTGGAGCGCGCCCTGAACGCCAGCTTTGACGAGCGCATCAGTCTGGTGAGCCTGCTGCTGGCGGGGCTGAGCACCCGCTTTGCCGCCGCCCGCAGCGCCGACGCCGTGACCGATGCATGCTACCAGCAGCTGCGCAATTTCCGGCGCGCCCTGAACCAGGCCGAGGCCGACGCTGTGCCCGCCCAACTGTTCGCCGACCAGTGCAAGAGCTACCGCGCCCGGCTGGAGGAGGGCAAGACCGCCGGCACCATGCTGCCCGCCGAGGCGGCCACCCGCGCCCGGGCGGCGGCGCTGCTGGACCGGTGGGCCGCCACCCTTGACGAGGGACTGGACGCTGACGCTGCCTTTGACACGGTGCGGGCCGCCTTCAACCAGCAGGTGCGCCGCCGGGAAACCGCCGTGGCCGACGCCTCCGACGCGCTGGAAGCCGCCTTTGACTTTATGGAGCGGGCCTTCCCCGACGGCCAGGAGATGGTGGTCTTTGTGAATGAGCTGGCCCTGGGCCCCGATTCTGCCCCCTTCCTGGCGGACAACGAGTGCGAGCGGTTTGAGCAGTACAGCCAGAAGCTGCTGCTCCACGCCGGCGAGGACGAACTGCTGGCGGAACTGCAGCGGGACGACCTGCGGGCGGAAGAACACAGCCACGACTTTTAA
- a CDS encoding YoaK family protein has protein sequence MLQPISSASRQMSEAFRTVLFLSLSGGLQDAYTYLGRGKVFANAQTGNIVFMGQSLFTGDWARFFHYLVPVLAFALGVAAAELIRVFFKENRRLHWRQLVLLVEILLLFLVGFFPDALNLAANALVSFACAMQVQAFRKVHGYPFASTMCIGNLRSGMDSLVTGLRLHDRKTLGKAGHYFAVILLFALGAGVGAQCMAPLGLRTIWISCALLCVSLCLMFRKETNRPAETY, from the coding sequence ATGTTGCAACCAATTTCGTCCGCGTCCCGGCAGATGTCCGAGGCGTTCCGCACGGTCCTGTTCCTGTCGCTGTCCGGCGGCTTGCAGGATGCCTACACCTATCTGGGCCGGGGCAAGGTATTCGCCAACGCCCAGACCGGCAACATCGTCTTTATGGGGCAGTCCCTTTTCACCGGGGACTGGGCCCGCTTCTTCCACTACCTGGTGCCGGTGCTGGCCTTCGCCCTGGGCGTGGCCGCCGCCGAACTGATCCGCGTCTTCTTTAAAGAAAACCGCCGCCTGCACTGGCGGCAGCTGGTGCTGCTGGTGGAAATTCTGCTGCTCTTCTTGGTGGGATTCTTTCCCGATGCCCTCAACCTGGCCGCCAACGCCCTGGTCTCCTTTGCCTGCGCCATGCAGGTACAGGCTTTCCGCAAGGTGCACGGCTATCCCTTTGCCAGCACCATGTGCATCGGCAACCTGCGCAGCGGCATGGATTCCCTGGTGACGGGGCTGCGCCTCCACGACCGGAAAACCCTGGGCAAGGCCGGGCATTACTTCGCGGTGATCCTGCTCTTTGCCCTGGGGGCCGGCGTGGGCGCCCAGTGCATGGCGCCCCTGGGGCTGCGCACCATCTGGATTTCCTGCGCGCTGCTCTGCGTCAGCCTTTGCCTGATGTTCCGCAAGGAGACCAACCGTCCTGCCGAAACCTACTGA